The following coding sequences are from one Musa acuminata AAA Group cultivar baxijiao chromosome BXJ1-6, Cavendish_Baxijiao_AAA, whole genome shotgun sequence window:
- the LOC135581631 gene encoding receptor-like serine/threonine-protein kinase ALE2 isoform X4, which produces MPVAASPKISETSLSNYSHAKVPAVSPSSLTSPAVSWNRHSVPVPAPQMESSSHLSPTNYSQPKGLAVSPSLIPSPNSHSDSHGAPVAAPPKEFSNHGPPDNHLNQKGSPFSPVSSISPVNHERNNGKSVAPPPKYRPKHSIPVNYSHSKGPATSPLTSMSPAIYKSYGVPVAAPPKNPSNHSTRIIYSHQQGPAMSPVAAVSPAIHENHNMPVAGPPEDRSNHSTSVNYSHPKVPAMSPLTAAPPATSERHGMPVASPPKERSSHISPVNHPHLRGSFPVISPAPHEVEVPSEHTHAPFSSHPQPPTEKVPDSPSPMPVVPSHQFTPGKGKGNPSSAPSPLLPPEPYHPALPARIRPKVHAPPPYAPVPFHSIDSQGTPAPTQSIVAPVTHNRGHVQFPVASPSGPMHSKPMAPKIQPIHALPPPPPSLDCTPPTCYDPLTNSRPGSPCACLLPIKVGLRLSIALFTFFPLVFEFAQEIAFGTFMDQSQVRIMGANAASEEPDKTDVLIDLLPLGDIFENSTVFLVYERFWHKQVFINSSYFGDYEVLYVRYPGLPPSPPTAPGNININDGSYGNDNNPRTIHPLAVDVRRQKEKQNHSLAAVLAISAVIAFILCVGAVWLLLLKCRAGSHLPQTPQALTRPLTKASGIGPTMLGSKQTSASASFSSSMRTYAGSVRTFSLAEMEKATNKFDDLKIIGEGGFGRVYEGTLEDGTRVAIKVLKRDDQEGNREFLAEVEMLSRLHHRNLIKLIGICTEEHNCLVYELVPSGSVESHLHGADKETTLLNWNTRLKIALGAARGLAYLHEDSSPRVIHRDFKSSNILLEDDFTPKVSDFGLARTAMGEGNEYISTRVMGTFGYVAPEYAMTGHLLVKSDVYSYGVVLLELLTGRKPVDMLRPPGQENLVTWARPLLTSRDGLESIIDPSLGNDIPFDSLAKVAAIASMCVQPEVDQRPFMGEVVQALKLVYNEGDDCRVSGIFSPEETSTLDKEPSISGGWDLGSGRVLSESVILNVSARFTRDASGSFHQYSSSGPLRPGSSQQFWHRARGLTSGSASEHGTFDKGLEAGDQWV; this is translated from the exons ATGCCTGTTGCTGCATCCCCTAAGATTAGTGAAACATCCCTGTCAAATTATTCACATGCAAaag TCCCTGCGGTTTCTCCATCCTCATTAACTTCTCCTGCCGTTAGTTGGAACAGGCATAGCGTACCAGTTCCTGCACCTCAAATGGAATCATCCAGCCACTTATCACCTACAAATTATTCACAACCAAAAG GTTTGGCTGTTTCTCCATCACTTATCCCTTCACCCAACAGCCATAGTGATTCACATGGAGCACCTGTTGCTGCACCTCCGAAAGAGTTTTCCAACCATGGACCCCCAGACAACCATTTAAATCAGAAGG GGTCTCCTTTCTCTCCGGTATCATCTATTTCTCCTGTTAACCATGAGAGAAACAATGGTAAGTCAGTTGCTCCACCTCCAAAGTATCGACCCAAGCACTCAATCCCAGTAAATTATTCCCATTCCAAAG GGCCTGCTACGTCTCCATTAACGAGCATGTCTCCTGCTATCTACAAGAGTTACGGTGTCCCAGTTGCTGCACCTCCCAAAAATCCATCCAACCACTCAACCCGTATAATCTATTCCCATCAACAAG GACCTGCTATGTCCCCGGTAGCAGCAGTATCTCCTGCCATCCATGAGAATCATAATATGCCAGTTGCTGGACCTCCAGAGGATCGATCTAACCATTCAACCTCTGTAAATTACTCTCATCCAAAAG TGCCTGCTATGTCTCCATTGACAGCTGCGCCACCTGCCACCAGCGAGAGGCATGGCATGCCAGTTGCTTCACCTCCCAAGGAGAGATCCAGTCATATTTCTCCTGTAAATCATCCACACCTGAGAG GTTCTTTTCCTGTGATAAGCCCTGCACCACATGAAGTCGAGGTGCCTTCTGAGCATACACATGCTCCTTTTAGTTCTCATCCACAACCTCCGACAGAAAAAGTACCTGATAGTCCTTCACCCATGCCTGTAGTTCCATCTCACCAATTTACACCTGGGAAAGGGAAAGGAAACCCCTCATCTGCTCCATCACCACTGCTTCCTCCCGAACCGTATCATCCTG CACTGCCTGCAAGGATCAGGCCGAAGGTTCATGCTCCACCACCATATGCTCCAG TTCCATTTCATTCAATAGATAGTCAAGGAACGCCTGCACCTACTCAATCAATTGTGGCTCCAGTCACTCATAACAGAG GGCATGTCCAATTTCCTGTGGCTTCTCCTTCTGGACCAATGCATTCAAAACCGATGGCACCAAAGATACAACCTATTCATGCATTACCGCCCCCACCTCCTAGTTTAG ATTGTACCCCACCAACTTGTTATGATCCTTTAACAAATAGCCGCCCAGGATCACCCTGTGCCTGTTTGTTGCCAATAAAAGTTGGACTTCGCCTAAGCATTGCATTGTTCACATTCTTTCCCTTGGTCTTTGAATTTGCTCAAGAAATTGCATTTGGTACATTTATGGATCAAAGTCAAGTGCGCATCATGGGAGCAAATGCTGCCAGTGAGGAGCCTGATAAGACAGATGTCCTCATTGATTTGCTACCACTTGGAGACATATTTGAGAACAGCACAGTGTTCTTAGTTTATGAAAGGTTCTGGCACAAGCAGGTGTTCATAAACTCATCTTATTTTGGGGACTATGAAGTACTGTATGTCCGCTATCCAG GTCTTCCTCCATCACCACCCACAGCACCAGGAAACATAAATATTAATGATGGATCATATGGCAATGACAATAATCCTAGGACAATACATCCACTTGCGGTTGATGTGAGAAggcaaaaagaaaagcaaaatcacaGCTTAGCAGCTGTCCTAGCTATCTCTGCTGTTATAGCTTTCATCTTATGTGTTGGAGCAGTATGGCTTTTGTTACTGAAATGCAGAGCTGGTTCTCATCTTCCACAAACTCCACAGGCTTTAACACGCCCACTCACAAAGGCATCAG GTATTGGCCCCACTATGCTTGGAAGCAAGCAAACATCAGCATCAGCGTCCTTCAGCTCTAGCATGCGAACATATGCAGGATCAGTTAGAACGTTTAGCCTAGCTGAGATGGAAAAGGCGACAAACAAGTTTGACGACTTGAAAATAATCGGTGAAGGTGGTTTTGGACGTGTTTATGAAGGTACTCTGGAAGATGGCACAAGGGTGGCCATAAAGGTTCTTAAGAGAGATGACCAAGAAGGTAACCGAGAATTCTTAGCCGAGGTTGAGATGCTGAGCCGATTGCATCATAGGAATTTAATTAAGTTGATTGGTATATGCACCGAGGAACACAACTGTCTGGTATACGAACTTGTACCATCTGGCAGCGTAGAATCTCATCTACATG GTGCCGACAAGGAAACTACTCTGCTTAATTGGAATACGAGGCTGAAGATTGCACTTGGTGCAGCTCGAGGTCTTGCCTATCTGCATGAAGATTCAAGCCCTCGTGTTATACATCGTGATTTCAAGTCGAGCAACATCTTACTGGAAGATGACTTCACGCCCAAAGTGTCTGATTTTGGCCTAGCAAGAACAGCTATGGGAGAAGGAAATGAGTACATATCCACACGTGTTATGGGAACTTTTGG CTATGTAGCACCTGAATATGCCATGACCGGGCATCTTCTTGTTAAGAGTGATGTCTACAGCTATGGGGTTGTTCTTCTGGAGCTCCTTACAGGAAGGAAACCAGTAGACATGTTACGACCTCCTGGGCAAGAAAATCTAGTCACATGGGCTCGCCCGCTCCTTACAAGTAGGGATGGATTAGAATCAATAATAGATCCATCTCTTGGAAATGACATTCCATTTGACAGTTTGGCGAAGGTAGCAGCAATTGCTTCAATGTGTGTGCAGCCCGAAGTGGACCAACGTCCTTTCATGGGTGAAGTAGTACAAGCCTTGAAATTAGTATACAACGAGGGAGATGACTGCAGAGTATCGGGAATCTTTAGCCCGGAGGAGACATCCACACTAGACAAGGAGCCAAGTATCAGCGGAGGGTGGGACTTGGGGTCAGGTAGAGTGCTCTCAGAATCTGTGATACTTAATGTATCAGCAAGATTTACGAGGGATGCGTCTGGTTCTTTTCATCAGTATTCCAGCTCAGGCCCTCTGAGACCAGGTAGCAGCCAACAGTTTTGGCATCGAGCGAGAGGCTTGACATCAGGAAGCGCAAGTGAGCATGGAACTTTTGACAAAGGATTGGAGGCTGGTGACCAGTGGGTGTAG